One window from the genome of Gopherus evgoodei ecotype Sinaloan lineage chromosome 2, rGopEvg1_v1.p, whole genome shotgun sequence encodes:
- the LOC115647262 gene encoding LOW QUALITY PROTEIN: gastrula zinc finger protein XlCGF7.1-like (The sequence of the model RefSeq protein was modified relative to this genomic sequence to represent the inferred CDS: inserted 1 base in 1 codon) yields the protein MFQAAQVLCGDEKPYKCTECGKGFGQEKILREHQRIHTGERPHKCAHCGKSFTWSTSLIMHQQIHTGSKLHACTTCEKGFQRRHSLLQHHRXHTGEKPHTCAHCGRSFVEKQALKKHESIHTGETPFTCSKCGKSFRQKGNLVSHERSHLEEKPHRCPECGKCFREQRFLANHQRTHTQERPYQCPQCQKSFSAKQGLLVHQRLHTGERPFQCPLCGRSFTERKNLNKHQRTHSGETPYTCGECGNSYTQKYSLKVHQRTHSEETSHTCSECGESFKQRNHLVSHQRSHKAGSLYICAEYGESYSQWAHFTAHERIHTRQSQPACTEYR from the exons ATGTTCCAAGCTGCCCAGGTTCTCTGTGGAGAtgagaaaccctataaatgcaCCGAGTGTGGGAAAGGCTTTGGGCAGGAGAAGATCCTCCGAGAGCACCAGCGAATCCACACAGGCGAGAGGCCTCACAAATGCGCTcactgcgggaaaagcttcacctGGAGCACCAGCCTGATCATGCACCAGCAGATCCACACAGGCAGCAAGCTGCACGCCTGCACCACATGCGAGAAGGGCTTCCAGAGGCGGCACAGCCTCCTGCAGCACCATC TGCACACCGGCGAAAAGCCGCACACCTGCGCCCACTGCGGCCGCAGCTTTGTGGAGAAGCAGGCGCTGAAGAAGCacgagagcatccacacaggggagacgCCCTTCACCTGCAGCAAGTGCGGGAAGAGCTTCCGGCAGAAGGGCAACCTGGTGTCACACGAGAGGAGCCACCTGGAGGAGAAGCCGCACCGATGCCCTGAGTGCGGGAagtgcttccgggagcagcgctTCCTGGCCAACCACCAGCGCACTCACACCCAGGAGCGGCCCTACCAGTGCCCCCAGTGCCAGAAGAGCTTCAGTGCCAAGCAGGGGCTCCTCGTCCACCAGCGCCtgcacaccggggagcggcccttccagtGCCCCCTCTGCGGGAGGAGCTTCACCGAGAGGAAGAACCTCAACAAGCACCAGCGGACGCACAGCGGGGAGACCCCCTACACCTGCGGGGAGTGCGGGAACAGCTACACCCAGAAGTACAGCCTGAAGGTACACCAGCGAACGCACAGCGAGGAGACTTCCCACACCTGCAGCGAGTGTGGGGAGAGCTTCAAGCAAAGGAACCACCTGGTGAGCCACCAGCGGAGCCACAAAGCCGGGAGCCTCTACATCTGTGCCGAGTATGGGGAGAGCTACAGCCAGTGGGCGCATTTCACCGCCCATGAGAGAATCCACACCAGGCAGAGCCAGCCAGCGTGCACTGAATATCGGTAA